The genomic segment GCTAGACTTGTTGATGAGTTTGGAATACCACATATTGCTACTGGTGATATCTTCAGATCTGCAATTAAGAATGAAACTCCGTTGGGTAAGAAGGCAAAGGAATATATTGACCAGGGGCAGTTAGTGCCTGATGAAGTTACTGTTGGAATGGTTGAAAATAGATTGGCCGAAGATGACTGTCAGGAAGGATTTATTCTGGACGGTTTTCCTCGAACTGTTGCTCAGGCTGATGCCTTAAAGGATATCTTAACTGATTTAGGTATTGAACTTGATGCTGTGTTAAATATTGAAGTAGGTGAAGAAGAAGTTGTTAAAAGATTATCCGCCAGAAGGGTCTGTAGTGAATGTGGTGCTAGCTATCACTTAGAGTTTGATCCGCCACAAAAGGAAAATACCTGTGATAAATGCAGCGGTGAGCTTTATCAGCGGGATGATGATGAGCCTGAAACTATTAAAGAACGTCTTGAAGTCTATAAAGAAAAGACAGAACCGCTGATTGATTACTATCAAAAAACAGGAGATTTAAAATCCATTGATGGAGAAGCGGCTCCTA from the Acetohalobium arabaticum DSM 5501 genome contains:
- a CDS encoding adenylate kinase is translated as MHIILVGPPGAGKGTQAARLVDEFGIPHIATGDIFRSAIKNETPLGKKAKEYIDQGQLVPDEVTVGMVENRLAEDDCQEGFILDGFPRTVAQADALKDILTDLGIELDAVLNIEVGEEEVVKRLSARRVCSECGASYHLEFDPPQKENTCDKCSGELYQRDDDEPETIKERLEVYKEKTEPLIDYYQKTGDLKSIDGEAAPKEVFTRIKQELS